In Canis lupus familiaris isolate Mischka breed German Shepherd chromosome 5, alternate assembly UU_Cfam_GSD_1.0, whole genome shotgun sequence, a genomic segment contains:
- the SIDT2 gene encoding LOW QUALITY PROTEIN: SID1 transmembrane family member 2 isoform X1 (The sequence of the model RefSeq protein was modified relative to this genomic sequence to represent the inferred CDS: deleted 1 base in 1 codon) translates to MFAPALPFVALLVASAGGRPGALGPKNVSQKDAEFERTYADEVNGELVNIYTFNHTVTRNRTEGVRVSVNVLNKQKGAPLLFVVRQKEAVVSFQVPLILRGLYQRKYLYQKVERTLCQPPTKNESEVQYFYVDVSTLSPVNTTYQLRVSRMDDFVLRTGEQFSFNTTAAQPQYFKYEFPEGVDSVIVKVTSNKAFPCSVISIQDVLCPVYDLDNNVAFIGMYQTMTKKAAITVQRKDFPSNSFYVVVVVKTEDQACGGSLPFYPFVEDEPVDQGHRQKTLSVVVSRAVTSEAYVGGMLFCLGIFLSFYLLTILLACWENWRQRKKTLLVAMDRACPESASLLGHPRVLADSFPGSSPYEGYNYGSFENSSGSTDGLVDSTGTGDLSYGYQDRSLDPVGTRPRLDSMSSVEEDDYDTLTDIDSDKNVIRTKQYLYVADLARKDKRVLRKKYQIYFWNIATIAVFYALPVVQLVITYQTVVNVTGNQDICYYNFLCAHPLGNLSAFNNILSNLGYILLGLLFLLIILQREINHNRALLRNDLYALECGIPKHFGLFYAMGTALMMEGLLSACYHVCPNYTNFQFDTSFMYMIAGLCMLKLYQKRHPDINASAYSAYACLAIVIFFSVLGVVFGKGNTAFWIVFSIIHIIATLLLSTQLYYMGRWKLDSGICRRILHVLYTDCIRQCSGPLYVDRMVLLVMGNIINWSLAAYGLIMRPNDFASYLLAIGICNLLLYFAFYIIMKLRSGERIKLIPLLCIVCTSVVWGFALFFFFQGLSTWQKTPAESREHNRDCILLDFFDDHDIWHFLSSIAMFGSFLVLLTLDDDLDTVQRDKIYVF, encoded by the exons ATGTTCGCGCCGGCCCTGCCCTTCGTGGCGCTCCTGGTGGCCTCGGCCGGCGGCCGcccgggggccctggggcccAAGAACGTCTCGCAGAAAGACGCCGAGTTCGAGCGCACCTACGCGGACGAGGTCAACGGCGAGCTGGTCAACATCTACACCTTCAACCACACCGTGACTCGCAACCGG ACAGAAGGTGTGCGTGTGTCCGTGAATGTCCTGAACAAGCAGAAGGGGGCTCCTTTGCTGTTTGTGGTCCGCCAGAAGGAAGCTGTGGTGTccttccaggtgcccctaatcctGCGAGGGCT GTATCAGCGCAAGTACCTCTACCAAAAGGTGGAGCGAACGCTGTGCCAGCCCCCCACCAAGAATGAGTCCGAGGTCCAGTACTTCTACGTGGATGTGTCCACCCTGTCACCAGTCAACACCACATACCAGCTCCGGGTCAGCCGCATGGACGACTTTGTGCTCAG GACTGGGGAGCAGTTTAGCTTCAACACCACAGCAGCCCAGCCCCAG TACTTCAAGTATGAGTTCCCGGAGGGAGTGGACTCGGTGATTGTCAAGGTGACCTCCAACAAAGCCTTTCCCTGCTCAGTCATCTCCATCCAGGATGTCCTG TGCCCTGTCTATGACCTGGACAACAACGTAGCCTTCATCGGCATGTATCAGACTATGACCAAGAAGGCCGCCATCACTGTGCAG CGCAAAGACTTCCCCAGCAACAGCTTTtacgtggtggtggtggtgaagactGAAGACCAGGCCTGTGGGGGCTCCTTGCCTTTCTACCCCTTTGTAGAAG ATGAACCGGTTGATCAAGGGCATCGCCAGAAAACCCTGTCAGTGGTGGTATCTCGGGCGGTCACGT CTGAGGCCTATGTTGGCGGTATGCTCTTTTGCCTGGGCAtatttctctccttctatctGCTGACTATCCTCCTGGCCTGTTGGGAGAACTGGAG gcagaggaagaagacgCTTCTGGTGGCCATGGACCGAGCCTGCCCAGAAAGCG cctctctccttg GTCACCCCCGGGTGCTCGCCGACTCCTTCCCTGGCAGCTCCCCTTACGAGGGC TATAACTATGGCTCCTTTG AGAACAGCTCGGGATCTACGGACGGCCTGGTGGATAGCACGGGCACTGGGGACCTCTCCTACGGCTACCAGG ATCGTTCCCTAGACCCTGTGGGCACTCGGCCACGCCTGGACTCCATGAGCTCTGTGGAGGAGGACGACTATGACACGTTGACTGACATTGATTCGGACAAGAATGTCATTCGCACCAAG CAATACCTCTACGTGGCCGACCTGGCCCGCAAGGACAAACGCGTCCTTCGGAAAAAGTACCAGATCTACTTCTG GAACATCGCCACCATCGCTGTCTTCTATGCGCTTCCGGTGGTGCAGCTGGTGATCACCTACCAGACG GTGGTGAACGTCACAGGGAATCAGGACATCTGCTACTACAACTTCCTCTGTGCTCACCCACTGGGCAACCTCAG CGCCTTCAACAACATCCTGAGCAATCTGGGGTACATCCTGCTGGGGCTGCTGTTCCTGCTCATCATTCTGCAGCGAGAGATTAACCACAACCGGGCCCTGCTGCGCAATGACCTCTACGCCCTG GAATGTGGGATCCCAAAACACTTTGGCCTGTTCTATGCCATGGGCACAGCCCTGATGATGGAGGGGTTGCTTAGTGCCTGCTATCATGTCTGCCCCAACTATACCAACTTCCAGTTTG ACACGTCGTTCATGTACATGATTGCCGGGCTGTGCATGCTGAAGCTCTACCAGAAGCGGCACCCAGACATTAACGCCAGCGCCTACAGCGCCTACGCCTGCTTGGCCATCGTCATCTTCttctccgtgctgggtgtg GTCTTCGGCAAAGGAAACACAGCATTCTGGATAGTCTTCTCCATCATTCACATCATTGCCACCCTGCTCCTCAGCACACAGCTCTATTACATGGGCCGCTGGAAGCTGG ACTCCGGGATCTGCCGCCGCATCCTCCACGTGCTCTACACAGACTGCATCCGGCAGTGCAGCGGGCCCCTCTACGTG gACCGCATGGTGCTGCTGGTTATGGGCAACATTATCAACTGGTCGCT AGCTGCCTATGGGCTCATCATGCGCCCCAATGATTTCGCCTCCTACTTGTTGGCCATTGGCATCTGCAACCTGCTTCTCTACTTTGCCTTCTACATCATTATGAAG CTCCGCAGCGGGGAACGGATCAAGCTCATTCCCCTGCTCTGCATTGTCTGCACCTCCGTGGTGTGGGGCTTCgcactcttcttcttcttccagggACTCAGCACCTGGCAG aAAACCCCCGCCGAGTCACGGGAACACAACCGCGACTGCATCCTCCTGGACTTCTTTGACGACCACGATATCTGGCACTTCCTGTCCTCCATTGCCATGTTTGGGTCATTCCTG GTGTTGCTGACGCTGGACGACGACCTGGACACCGTGCAGCGGGACAAGATCTACGTGTTCTAG
- the TAGLN gene encoding transgelin has product MANKGPSYGMSREVQSKIEKKYDEELEERLVEWIVMQCGSDVGRPDRGRLGFQVWLKNGVILSKLVNSLYPDGSKPVKVPENPPSMVFKQMEQVAQFLKAAEDYGVTKTDMFQTVDLYEGKDLAAVQRTLMALGSLAVTKNDGHYRGDPNWFMKKAQEHKREFTESQLQEGKHVIGLQMGSNRGASQAGMTGYGRPRQIIS; this is encoded by the exons ATGGCCAACAAGGGTCCTTCCTATGGCATGAGCCGCGAAGTACAATCCAAAATTGAGAAGAAGTATGACGAGGAGCTGGAGGAGCGGCTGGTGGAGTGGATCGTCATGCAGTGCGGCTCCGACGTGGGTCGCCCGGACCGTGGGCGCCTGGGCTTCCAGGTCTGGCTGAAGAACGGCGTG ATTCTGAGCAAGCTGGTCAACAGCCTGTATCCGGACGGCTCCAAGCCGGTGAAGGTCCCCGAGAACCCTCCGTCCATGGTCTTCAAGCAGATGGAGCAGGTGGCTCAGTTCCTGAAGGCAGCGGAGGACTACGGGGTCACCAAGACGGACATGTTCCAGACCGTCGACCTCTATGAAG GCAAAGACTTGGCGGCCGTGCAGAGGACCCTGATGGCCCTGGGCAGCTTGGCGGTGACCAAGAATGATGGGCACTACCGTGGAGACCCCAACTGGTTTATGAA GAAAGCCCAGGAGCATAAGAGGGAATTCACGGAGAGCCAGCTGCAGGAGGGAAAGCACGTCATTGGCCTACAGATGGGCAGCAACAGGGGGGCCTCCCAGGCTGGCATGACGGGCTATGGACGACCCCGGCAGATCATCAGTTAG